The following are encoded together in the Takifugu flavidus isolate HTHZ2018 chromosome 22, ASM371156v2, whole genome shotgun sequence genome:
- the osgep gene encoding LOW QUALITY PROTEIN: tRNA N6-adenosine threonylcarbamoyltransferase (The sequence of the model RefSeq protein was modified relative to this genomic sequence to represent the inferred CDS: substituted 1 base at 1 genomic stop codon): protein MPVVIGFEGSANKIGIGIIRDGEVLSNPRRTYITPPGQGFMPSDTARHHRAVILTVLKEALEQAGLKPADIDCVAYTKGPGMGAPLVTVALVARTVAQLWGTPLLGVNHCIGHIEMGRLITRADNPTVLYVSGGNTQVIAYSQRRYRIFGETIDIAVGNCLDRFARVIKISNDPSPGYNIEQMAKKXRKSFVELPYTVKGMDVSFSGILSYIEDMSHKMLSSGQCTEEDLCFSLQETVFSMLVEITERAMAHCGSQEVLIVGGVGCNLRLQEMMGVMCKERGAKLFATDERFCIDNGAMIAQAGWEMFRSGQITELEDSWITQRYRTDAVEVTWRD, encoded by the exons ATGCCTGTAGTAATCGGTTTTGAGGGCAGTGCCAACAAGATCGGCATTGGAATCATTAGAGATGGCGAAGTGCTCTCCAACCCCAGACGGACCTACATTACCCCTCCTGGTCAAG GGTTCATGCCAAGTGACACTGCCAGGCACCACCGTGCTGTCATACTGACTGTCCTGAAGGAGGCCCTTGAGCAAGCAGGGTTGAAGCCTGCTGACATCGACTGCGTGGCTTACACTAAAG GTCCAGGGATGGGGGCCCCTCTGGTGACGGTGGCGCTGGTGGCCCGTACAGTCGCGCAGCTTTGGGGCACGCCGCTGCTGGGGGTCAACCACTGCATCGGACACATTGAGATGGGTCGACTCATCACACGCGCCGACAATCCCACAGTGCTTTACGTCAGCGGAggaaacacacag GTTATTGCATATTCACAGAGAAGGTACAGGATATTTGGGGAGACGATTGACATTGCAGTCGGCAACTGTCTGGACAGGTTTGCACGAGTAATCAAG ATTTCTAATGATCCCAGTCCAGGTTACAACATAGAACAGATGGCTAAAAAGTGA AGGAAGTCATTTGTGGAGCTGCCATACACAGTCAAAGGAATGGACGTCTCCTTTTCTGGTATATTGTCGTATATTGAG GACATGTCTCACAAGATGCTGAGCTCTGGTCAGTGTACAGAGGAGGACCTGTGTTTCTCCCTGCAG GAGACCGTGTTCTCTATGCTGGTGGAGATCACCGAGAGGGCCATGGCTCACTGTGGCTCCCAAGAGGTCCTGATCGTCGGGGGTGTTGGAT GTAACCTGCGTCTACAAGAGATGATGGGGGTGATGTGTAAAGAAAGAGGAGCCAAGCTGTTTGCCACAGACGAACG GTTTTGCATCGACAACGGAGCGATGATCGCTCAGGCTGGGTGGGAGATGTTTAGATCTGGTCAGATTACAGAGTTGGAGGACTCGTGGATCACACAGAG GTACAGAACTGATGCTGTGGAGGTGACTTGGAGAGACTGA
- the apex1 gene encoding DNA-(apurinic or apyrimidinic site) endonuclease, with the protein MRRGKKAEDEATAAAAGENDPDSATPPKKAKKTKEPEAPILYEDPPDKMTSKDGRDANMKITSWNVDGLRAWVKKKGLDWVREENPDVLCLQETKCAEKSLPADITSMPEYPFKYWAGSDDKEGYSGVAMLSKTEPIKVTYGIGKEEHDKEGRVITAEFSSFFLVTVYVPNSGRGLVRLDYRKTWDVDFRTYLSELDIQKPVVLCGDLNVAHQEIDLKNPKGNKKNAGFTAEEREGFSQLLEAGFVDSFRELYPEQTHAYSFWTYMMNARDKNVGWRLDYFVLSSSLLPALCDSKIRNQVRGSDHCPITLHIVV; encoded by the exons ATGAGAAGAGGCAAGAAGGCAGAGGATGAAGCGACGGCTGCCGCTGCTGGAGAGAACGACCCAGATTCAG CAACTCCTCCAAAGAAAGCCAAGAAGACAAAGGAACCAGAGGCCCCGATACTGTACGAGGACCCTCCTGATAAAATGACCAGCAAAGATGGACGGGATGCCAACATGAAGATCACCTCATGGAACGTGGACGGGCTGAGGGCCTGGGTGAAAAAGAAGGGCTTGGAT TGGGTTCGTGAGGAGAATCCAGATGTTTTGTGCCTCCAGGAGACCAAGTGTGCAGAAAAGTCTCTCCCTGCTGATATCACCTCAATGCCCGAGTACCCTTTTAAGTACTGGGCTGGGTCAGATGACAAGGAGGGTTACAGTGGTGTGGCCATGCTCTCCAAGACTGAACCCATCAAAGTAACATACGGCATTG GCAAAGAGGAGCATGACAAGGAGGGTCGTGTCATCACAGCCGAGttttccagcttcttcctggtGACCGTCTACGTGCCCAATTCCGGTAGAGGCCTTGTGCGCCTGGATTACCGCAAAACGTGGGACGTTGACTTTCGGACGTACCTCAGCGAGCTGGACATACAGAAGCCAGTCGTGCTGTGTGGCGACCTCAACGTCGCCCACCAGGAGATCGATTTGAAGAATCCCAAAGGAAACAAGAAGAACGCAGGGTTCACCGCCGAAGAGCGCGAGGGGTTCAGCCAGCTGCTGGAAGCCGGTTTCGTGGACAGCTTCCGCGAGCTGTACCCCGAGCAGACCCACGCCTACTCCTTCTGGACCTACATGATGAACGCTCGCGACAAAAACGTGGGCTGGAGACTCGACTACTTCGTGCTGTCCAGCAGTTTGTTGCCCGCCCTGTGCGACAGTAAGATCCGTAACCAGGTGAGGGGAAGTGACCACTGCCCCATCACTCTGCACATCGTAGTGTAG
- the si:ch211-214j24.10 gene encoding uncharacterized protein si:ch211-214j24.10, translating to MHIKTGTWEASSTVCESDTLCDAAVLISANNPEPHIRNRRLSPGSGSCGGGGGGGCVSGGDKNPRQISPDGNTVGSGHAQTISFRKEKERKGLHKGRSVNRESQKGNNRVNERPQKGTQKDRWVEDSLSLLKPPPAFPVQDSPAKLQPAVSYASKVKAKTASGILAEERPAIGVLLQNQWGLSFISEARPSAESPGPLATQSTDADPQVEAQPDTVLRAATPEETPVQATSCAPTYTQPEVEESSEKMLLSCRHLVEALSYHSREWNAVCNNQKKVPAKVIWYKEPEENPA from the exons ATGCATATCAAAACTG GTACTTGGGAAGCTAGCAGCACTGTGTGTGAGTCGGATACGCTGTGCGACGCAGCAGTCCTCATTTCAGCCAACAACCCAGAGCCACACATCCGCAACCGTCGCCTGTCTCCTGGTTCGGGCAgttgcggcggcggcggcggtggaggCTGCGTCTCCGGAGGCGACAAAAATCCCCGGCAGATCTCGCCCGACGGTAACACGGTCGGGAGCGGCCACGCGCAAACCATCAGCTTCCGCAAGGAAAAGGAGCGCAAGGGTCTGCACAAAGGCCGCAGCGTCAACAGGGAGAGTCAGAAGGGGAATAACCGAGTAAACGAGCGGCCACAGAAGGGAACCCAAAAGGATAGGTGGGTGGAGGACAGTCTGTCTTTGCTCAAGCCCCCGCCTGCCTTTCCCGTGCAGGACAGCCCAGCCAAGCTGCAGCCAGCTGTTAGCTACGCCTCTAAGGTAAAAGCAAAGACGGCAAGCGGAATACTGGCGGAGGAGCGCCCTGCCATCGGCGTGCTGCTACAAAACCAGTGGGGGCTCAGCTTCATCAGCGAGGCAAGACCATCCGCAGAGAGCCCCGGCCCTCTCGCCACCCAGAGCACAGATGCCGACCCTCAGGTAGAGGCACAGCCCGACACAGTTCTTCGAGCAGCGACACCCGAAGAAACGCCCGTTCAAGCTACGAGTTGCGCCCCCACCTACACACAGCCAGAAGTGGAGGAGAGCAGTGAGAAGATGTTGCTCAGttgtcgccatctagtggaagCTTTGAGCTATCACAGTAGAG AATGGAATGCTGTCTGTAATAACCAGAAAAAAG ttcCTGCAAAGGTGATCTGGTACAAGGAGCCAGAGGAAAACCCGGCCTAG